A stretch of DNA from Ctenopharyngodon idella isolate HZGC_01 chromosome 6, HZGC01, whole genome shotgun sequence:
AGTTTTGAAGCTGTTGAGATAATTGAAAAACATTTGGCTAGCAATTTGTATATTCTCaaatgtcagggtggcacaactgcaaacacgactcttttattatgaattgacaaggtaataacagtaaacatgATAATGCATCATCCAGAGGACCCCAAGTGATCCTTGTGGCAGAGTGAAAAGGTTTGTAGATAGTTCCCAAATACTGCTAATTTCAAGTATGGGTAGGTTGGTATACTTTCCATGTTAGGTGGTAcaactacagtatatatacatacaactaTTTGGTTGTACCGCCTGACATAAACagtcaaaaaatgaatttaaacactttgaaatgttatttaacaacTGAAAGATGTTTCAAAACacctttttgaagctttatttgtcaAAGACAAATAGATTGACTATAATAGATTTCTAATGAGGTAACATGTGGTTCTCTTGAGGTTACACACTGCCATCTTCtggaaagaaattaaggtaCCATATTGTGGCATTGTGATGTCCAAGGATGACTATAATACTTGAGGCAGTTATCCCCTAGTATTtcaattcatctcaatggcagttgcGTGGGATGCAGTCCTGGAAGTAGATGACCTGCCATTTTTGTTCATGTGACCAATTACTTTGGAGCAAAGGGTTGGTGTCTTAGCATAGTCCAGTTAGCTCCTAGCTACTGGTGCCTATACTACACCATTATGTTGGCAAAAACCTCTTTCTCCATTTTtctcaaattttttattatcattttacaaaaatgtatatacgtGAAGTCCCTGGGTTTAGTTAAATATAGTAGGGCCCCAAGACTATCAatcccaaaataaaaaagtggcaTGATCTTCAGCTAAAGTCTATCTGTCTTAAAATATGACATTAAGCTGGTATATTAgtcatttctctctttctcatttgtgcttgttattaatATCTCCTCATGCTTTCTCTTTAACAGTCTCACACATCTGTCCCTTATGCTTTGACTTAAATTACATGACTCCTTCCCCCAACACCTTTCTgcctgttttaattttagtaatagtCTGACTGTCGTTCTCCCCTGAGCCCTGAGATAATTCTAGAACCATTTTCTAGGgtggaaaaaaacatgttcCATATTTGTGATTGCCAAGTTAACACACCCTTTTGAATGGCACCCATGTTCCAATGAAGTTCAAATGATCAGTTTGAGGTGTCTTTTTTATTAATCACAATTACTGATTAACTAGAAAGTATTAatcttttgtttgtgtttagcAGTGTTTTCCACActgaaaaaagtgtaaaatttgtACCTTTAGGAGTataacagcttgtcactggggcaatacttttaaaatgacaACTTTATAGCTTAtctacccctaaaaggttcatGTTAGTTCCTTAGGGTACCCTTATGGTACTACTatgaaccttttaggggtaaCTAAGGTATAAAAATGTCCCTTTGAGCTGTTGTACTCCTAAAGGTACAagttttgcacttttttttttaactaactaCATTAAGCATTTTGTCTCCTCCCAGGATCTGACGCATGTATAATAAAGTTTGGGTGACTCAAGGCACGGAGTGGTTGAGGCAGCTGAAAATGGCTCATCACCTGTTGTAGTCACAGCTGTCTCCAAACACTGCAAGTGAACTCTTCATTTATGTGGGGAAATGAACTCAAAGACTCTTGCACACAAACTTGTAGACAAAGTATAGAAGAATAGAATTGGATTGGTAAAACATGCAGACTCATATGTCTCCTCAGATCTTTACGTGGCCCGTCCCGCCGACAGCTGGCGTCTTGGCTGGCCATCACATTGGGATCCCCTTCTTCACAACTAGGATTGAGGGATGACAGAGGCAGTGGGGGTGGACAAGAGCGACAGGGCTATATTTAGAATGGCAGGATTAAATAACAGCCCCTTCACCCTGGGAATCTTTTCAGCACTCTGTCCTTTTCCAGCCCGGACGGTGTGGCGAGCAGATCTGCAGCCACCTTCTCCACTTCTTTCTTCTCTTGTCCTTCAATTCCCATCTCAAAACAGAACAACATGGATCCCAAAGCCATAAAAGAGGAGCTGCGGCTGTTCCAGAGCACCTTGCTGCAGGATGGACTGAAGGAACTTCTGAATGAGAACAAGTTTGTGGACTGCACTTTAAAAATCGGTGACCGCAGCTTTCCCTGCCATCGCCTGATCATGGCCGCCTGCAGCCCCTACTTCAGAGAGCTCTTCTTCTCCGAGGACGGCAAGGAGAAGGAAAGCGGCAAGGAAGTGGTTCTGGACGATGTCGATCCTAACATCATGGACATGATCATCCAGTATCTGTATTCGGCTGAGATTGACTTGACGGACGACAACGTTCAGGAGATCTTTGCAGTGGCGAACCGTTTCCAGATTCCCTCAgtgtttacagtgtgtgtgaaCTATCTTCAGAAGAAGCTTTCACTGTCCAATTGTCTAGCCGTCTTCCGGCTCGGCCTGGTCCTCAGCGTTCCCAGGCTCGCCATAGCGGCACGCGATTTCATCGCTGACCGCTTCGAAACCGTGGCTACCGAGGAGGAGTTCCTTCAGCTGGCACCTCATGAGCTCTTGGCCCTGATTGGTGGAGACACACTTAACGTGGAGAAAGAAGAAGTTGTGTTCGAGTCGGTGATGAAGTGGGTGCGCAGCGACAAGGCCAAGCGCGCCAAGAGTCTGGGGGAAGTGTTTGACTGCATCCGCTTTCGCCTGCTTCCAGAGAAGTACTTCCGGGAGAAGGTTGAGAACGATGACGTCATCAAGGCTGATCCAGAACTCTTGAAGAAGCTGCAAGTCATCAAAGATGCCTTCAGAGGAAAACTCCCTGAGAAGAAACCTAAAGAGAAGAAGGAAGGAGAGGTGAACGGCacagaggaggaagaggagctgCTGCCAGGTTACTTGAATGATACTCGTAGACTGGGGATGTACGGACGAGATCTAATCCTCATGATCAATGACACGGCTGCTGTGGCGTACGACGTGGCCGAGAATGAGTGTTTTCTGGCTGCCATGGCAGAGCAAGTGCCGAAGAACCATGTGAGTCTCTGCACCAAGAAGAACGAGCTCTTTGTCGTCGGGGGCCTGTTCGTTGATGAAGAAAGCAAAGAGTCTCCACTGCAGTGCTACTTCTACCAGGTACAAATCAACTTTGAAAACTGGGTAACCACACTAGGTTTGTTAAACTAGCTTTACCAGTAGGGACCTCCATAGTCTTTATGCTGGTCCGCCGGCATTTATCCGGTCTGGACCAGCATGGAAAATTTCTTTTCATGGGTCTTTAAACTAAATTAACTTTAATCTGCAAACTTGAATCAATTTCCAAGATACTCTTCTGcctatttttttcttcagtccaCAATTTAGAGTTACCTGCAAAACGGCTTTGTAAACAACTTgcgataacactttacaataaggttcaggTTGTTAACACTGgatatcatgaactaacaatgatcacTACTTTTACCTCATTTAGGTTACGTTATATTCTACatgtactaatacatttttatcctttcaagttttataaattaacaaaaatgtattctaaACAAATATGAATTACCTATGTATAGACCTATCAAGTCAGGTCAAATTTCTTTGTGtaatgcttttcacaatacacattgtttcaaagcagctttacataaaatcatgatgttaatgtttataatatcttgatatcttcatgccttatagtagcatttagcagattagagctgggaaataatatagtttacattttgcgaCAATACAAGCAATCAAGAATTTGAGATTTACTACTGTATGTAGTATATATCACCCTAACTTTATATAAGAGCTCGAAAATATATAAGtatgaaatatctgaaataataaacatgaacctagattaataaatgctgtaaaaaatagttgttaattgttagttcatgatatttaatctaattttaatGAGTTGAACCATAGTGAACCAAAGTGTTATggaatttatttgtcattttaaaactattttgtcCTATCCAGCTGGACAGTATTGCTGCTGATTGGAGGGCAATGCCACCTATGCCCAGCCCTCGATGCCTGTTCAGTCTGGGTGAatatgaacacctgctgttcgCCATCGCTGGCAAAGACCTGCAGACCAACGAGTCCCTCGACTCTGTCATGTGTTATGACTCTGAGTATGAATTCATCTAATATGTACATAATTTTGTCTGTTCAACTGCTGATTCTGCTCTTCACACATGAGTGGGCTACTGGCTCAGATGTGTGTTTTCagtaatatttcatttcattgcaGAAAGATGAAATGGAGCGAGACCAAGAAACTTCCTCTGCGTATTCACGGCCATGCAGTTGTCTCACATAACAACTTGGTGTACTGCATTGGAGGAAAGACAGATGACaagtaagagtgtgtgtgtaaatgagaTCAGTGGTGCTGAAAAACATATGGTGTAGTTTGCAGCTGTCTGTGCTCCATCAAAGTTCCTCAACAATCCTCTGTACAATGTGACACTTAAGTCCAATTTGTGCTGAGCCAACAGAAGGCAACAGACAATTCGTCGGGAGTACCCCTGTTACCGTCTGTCGGTTCCTGATTGAACATGTTGAATCTGCGTTTGTCTGTTTtggaatgtctgagaagtgacgTACTGTAATCTGGTGACTGTCGGCATTGGTCTGTGTCTGtcagtgcagtgtgaattggcctttaaagGCCTCTTATCATGAGGAATCAATTTTGCATTCATCTTCATgaaactcaaaacttcctcttcaaaaagcatttattgACATTGAGCAGCCTAGACACTATTATTACTAAACACCAGATGTACTAGAGTGAGTAAAAAGTAAAGAACATTTGCCAAACCTTGTACTGTTTCTGTCTGTGTGTAGCACCTACTGCTCTGCAGAACCTTATGAAGAATTATAATGTTAGAAACGAGTGGCTgaagtttattttgatataagtaaatattaaataataaaaattatacaaacatttgttacattgtataagtacataaataataaaaactgccCCTTTAAAATCAGAAAGTCAGTTTAAGGCGATGCGCGAGTTActacattttgaagaaaaacatttttctttaaaataacgtacacaaattaattttttcacaATCACACCAAGAATGGTAATTACGAAtgtaaatacaaagttctgtcatgaaactctagatggcgcaggctgataggtccttaactcaaacTGCCAGCAATCatatcattctctataggggctttcacaccggaggaaccttttcatagtttctAGAACTATTGGCTACCCGGATTTTGCTGTGTTCGCACTGCAGGAACCATGAacaattttagttctaggaactccttttgggggaactaaattagctccttcttcagagtagggtctaaaccagcactataggaactatcagtgacgtgagtgtacgttgattggtcaaacgcatgtcaaacaccggcacccggcatttttaaaaagccgtgtaaacatgtttacttcacaaacatgaaaaacagcgacaacggcatttacctgttgtctgtggggttgtgttcttttctccgtcccgatgatatgtaatactgaaagttgtcatagtaGATTCCATCTctgttatcacgaaacccacgacacacaacaaacacaggtCTGATCACGGCGTCTTCCATCCACtggtttttagcgtttgtaaatgccgcgcTTAAAGTGCTTCCCAGTGAGAAtacaaccaggaacatggcccgggggagctcttggggaactatcctagtggctagttcctagaactaagttcctagaactattcggtgcgaaagccccttatagggcacagctgattggttcctgctgtatcagtagtgccatgcactttcagaaaccctccaccttccccagctccacctgtatagttCTGCTACAGGTATTTCATGTATGCTATGTTGTActgcagcagcatgtcttacttgctcacagcagcatgttgGGTATGTGTTGGCAGTAgtaagtcccgtacttgctttGCAGCAGTAGCATAGCAgatattccaccaagaccaaacatatcaacattgtcatatcgaTTACCttgccaaacactcagagagttgtcatgacagaaataaggtcaattttgatttcatgttcgAAGGAGCTGACATGCACGAATCAATCTCTCTTGTTTCTCTCACAGCAAAGCTATCAATAAAATGTTCGTGTACAACCACAAGCAGTCTGAATGGCGAGAACTGGCTGCTATGAAGATACCCAGAGCAATGTTTGGTGCCGCAGTTCATAAGGGGAAAATCATTGTAACTGGAGGAGTGAATGAAGAAGGACTCACAGCTTCATCTGAAGTCTACGATTTTGGAACAAATAAGTATGATTACTCATCctcaccagtgttattttagcattaattatatacttttatagtatttattttcagttttcattttaattttagttatgtgcttttgtcatttttttttaagtttctattttagtaatattagtacttaaaattaatttcagtttttcatctactatttatattttactgtatttcagcattatttcaattaacaaataGTTGCAGTTAACTATAAAGCACTGTTCCTCACTGTGAGTAGTGCACCTGAACAAACTATATAGATAGTTTAGTTTAGCAGGTTTTCTTGTTATACGAAATGATAATATTGTGTCTGTCCAGAGATTTaccattctacatgttgtcttCCAGTGCTTAGCCatcttttttttatctcttcactgcttttgtatgtaaaatatgaaatctatacaatgtgttaaattaattaatatcatTTGTTCTCAGGTGGGACACATTCACAGAGTTCCCCCAAGAACGCAGCTCTGTGAATCTTGTGAGCACCGGAGGAAACCTCTTCGCAATTGGCGGTTTTGCTATTGTAGAGCTGGAAGACAAAAACGTCGGACCCTCCGAGATCACTGACATTTGGCAGTAAGTTATCCTGGTTTTGTGTCatccaaccaatcaatcaataacTAAACCAATTAATTAGTCAAGTTCCAAGAACCCTGGAATAATGGCAGGTAATAAACCTAGTAATGATTGTCCTTCTTAAAGGTGAATTATGTAcgattttttttacattaaaatagaatctCCTAACCCAGTTCATTGTTCATTGATGACTATTAGCATGCCATACACAGTGTTgggagtaacgcattacaagtaatgtgagttacataatcagattacttttttaacttttcaaGTTACTTTTCAAAtcagtaacgcaagttacttagttttcccatttattgactgacagctctcctgtccccatgttgagagaaatcggaaGTGTAAAGGTGCatcgctgtgtgaacatgatggatattgtagttctagactaaatgtgagcatgcatttactcgtttcacttgcacaaaaacagattcagtgctcctcaaaatgaataaaaacagtgaaatggaaactcagaatattacacaaacctgcaataatcaaaatgttaaattacacaaatatactttacatatttaatctaactttattaaacaatgtctttgctgctgaccttcgatgatccaattcaaccatactaataagcaaaaatgactagttaaacatcacatttatttcattttttttattgctgaagtgagaGTGTTTAACTTTCTTCtacatcctattcttctgcaatgtagaatggcagcacagctggaaggtttgtttgagctgcgccctctactgtacaggcgtgaatttgcatttccgtCATCCTGAGGCTTATtcgtttcacttttggtgtgaaagggcctttacatttgccaaaaatataacttttttttttaaataaacaagcagacccagcccaggtgagaaaaagtaacgtaacatattactttccataaaaagtaactgacacaattagttactttttttagggagtaatgcaatattgtatcccattacttttaaaagtaactttcttcAACACTGcctaaatgtgtaaacattgaGCCTCCCAGCTTCTGCAGCAGGCGGAGCCAGGAAGTGTTTAGCCGATGTGGGTCCATGACAACACGTTacatggagggaaaaaaaatacagcttcaGAAGCTGAAGCCAGTCGGCGCGATAGCCTAGTGGTTAGTGCACCAACATATGGCGCAAATGCGTTCATGGCGACCCGAGTTTGATTCCCGTCTCGAGGTCCTTTGCTGATCTTGCCCCCCTCTCTGCCCAGTGCTTTCTTGTCTGCTCTATACTGTCCTCTCcaaataaaggcacaaaaagcccccaatatataaaaaaaaaataaaaaaagaacaagaagTGGAAGCCAAATTTTGCTGCATGCAAGATTAAACAGATCATAAACACGTCAAAGCGAACAGGGTGTTTCATGTTTCAAAACGGTTGCATTCACTCTAGACAGAGTATACTCTACTCAATTGCTTACGCATGACTTAtagcaacacagctaaaagtattCCTAATATGTTGGAGCTTTTATTAAAAGTAGCCTAGTTTTACCTGTTGAGATGTGTCTTCACAAGCACCCGTAAGTGctgtgtttgtgatgtttgagttgtggAGGCGCAACAAAAGGGCTAAATGATATTTGCCTTACTTCATACAACATTGATACATGACAATGCATTGACCTGCATTCTTTCACAGGTATGAGGAAGACAAAAAGACATGGAGCGGCATGCTGAGAGAGATGCGCTACGCTTCTGGCTCCTCTTGTGTTGGCATGCGTCTGAATGCAGCCAGGATGCCCAAACTCTAAATGAAACCCCTCTTTTGAAGTGTGACTCCCAATGGTCATGTGACCTCAGCACACAGCTGCCTGTGGTCATTTAAGCATAGTCTAAAATGAGAAGCCAATGGaactaaaagtgtaaaaaagctTTAGGATCTCtaaagtattttttcttttacattttagactTAACAGttaatgtgaaataaatgtgtatgtgtgtgtgaacaagCCATTTCTCATTTAATGCCATGACAGCAAGAACAGGTGCACGCCTATTTCTGTGTTGTTAATatactgtaataaaaataaactctaGTTCTCTAATTCAATACTGGTAGGTTACTATatgtatatgcattttttttttttttttttttttttgtaaaataaacatttttaaaccatATCAACTaatttgtggtgttttttgtAGTAGACATCTCCCtgataattgtaaaaataaatatatatatatgtaggcTAGGACTGGCTggttgcattgtttttacagaaacacatttgtattatttactgATTATTTACTTTTTAGCTGTCATATATTACAGTGCTGTTGTGAAGGTGAACTAGATGCTATTTCTCAGTACTTTGTGTATGTGGCACAGAGGGAACGTGGAGGCTGAAAGTCAAGTTTATCCTTCAGAACACCTACATGTATCACATCTCAACCCCTGTTTGATGAGGATTCTGGAATGGGTGATCGGGATCGACGGCTGTGGTTTGGACTTCGGTAGAAGTACAAAGATCTGGTTCCATTCCTAATTTGATTCCCCTCCTGTGTGAGAAAGAATcagaaaaaagttttaaagtgaACATACAGATGAACAACAGGGTTTAAGGTCTTGACGCAAAACAGTGTTTGCTGTCAAAGcatcaggagaaacatctgactGTCTGCAGGCGGGAGAAATATGTCCATCAGACTCCAGCAAACACGTTCTAGTACCTGATACCAAAAGCCTGTTTGTTTCTGACTGGTGTGAGCAGACTCACATTCATCACAGTAGCTTTTCCTGCAGCAGGAAATCATCAGAGTATCAGTCAGCAGATCCTTACAGATCAGACACAGCAGCGCGTCA
This window harbors:
- the klhl41b gene encoding kelch-like protein 41b; the encoded protein is MDPKAIKEELRLFQSTLLQDGLKELLNENKFVDCTLKIGDRSFPCHRLIMAACSPYFRELFFSEDGKEKESGKEVVLDDVDPNIMDMIIQYLYSAEIDLTDDNVQEIFAVANRFQIPSVFTVCVNYLQKKLSLSNCLAVFRLGLVLSVPRLAIAARDFIADRFETVATEEEFLQLAPHELLALIGGDTLNVEKEEVVFESVMKWVRSDKAKRAKSLGEVFDCIRFRLLPEKYFREKVENDDVIKADPELLKKLQVIKDAFRGKLPEKKPKEKKEGEVNGTEEEEELLPGYLNDTRRLGMYGRDLILMINDTAAVAYDVAENECFLAAMAEQVPKNHVSLCTKKNELFVVGGLFVDEESKESPLQCYFYQLDSIAADWRAMPPMPSPRCLFSLGEYEHLLFAIAGKDLQTNESLDSVMCYDSEKMKWSETKKLPLRIHGHAVVSHNNLVYCIGGKTDDNKAINKMFVYNHKQSEWRELAAMKIPRAMFGAAVHKGKIIVTGGVNEEGLTASSEVYDFGTNKWDTFTEFPQERSSVNLVSTGGNLFAIGGFAIVELEDKNVGPSEITDIWQYEEDKKTWSGMLREMRYASGSSCVGMRLNAARMPKL